AGCTCTGAAAATTTTATTCTCATTCCGATTCCTGCTATTGCCACTACAAGAAGATACTCACTTGCAAGTTTTATAAGATGAATAACACTAACTGGAAGATATCCGGAAGAACCTATTACGCTTAGAAGGAAAAAAGCGATTATAAATGGAGGAACTGAAAATTTCTTTTTTGTGCTCTCTGTTCCCTCTCCTGCAAAAATATAGGAGAAGACGACTGCTATGACACCAATCATCAGAACTCTTGCCATTTTAAACAAAATTGCATATCTTGCTGCTTCAATACTTACAAATGAACCGGCCACAACAACCTGTCCAACGGATTGAAGACCACCACCAATTAACGCTCCTGTTTTAATAACATCATAATGAAAAACTTTCAGAGCAAGAATGGGAAGAAGGAACATGGATATTGTTCCTACAAGATTTACAACTGCAACAGGAATACCAACTTCATCCTCTTCAGCCTTTAAAATTGGGGCAACTGCTGCTATAGCCGAAGAGCCACATACCGCATTTCCTGTTCCCATAAGAAGTGAAAACTTTTCAGAAAATCCAAGTAACCTGCCTATTATGTAGTTGGTCAGGATAACAAAGGGAACAAGTAAAAGGACAAGAAGGATTCCTTTAATTCCCACTTTTATAAGGGCATTTAGATTTAGACCTATACCAAGCAGGGCTATTGCAAGGGCGAGAATTTTACTTTCGGCAAACTTTACTCCCGGTTGAAACCTTTTGTCCTTTGCCAGTGTATTTCCTGCGATAATTCCGAGAAGGATTGCAAAACTGTCAGCACCAAGTGATGGAAGTAATTTTCCAAACAAAATTGAGATAACAGCCACGATAACACACGCTGTCAATCCGTCAATTATCTTTCTGTCAATCATTGTTAACCTCTAAGATGCTCTTCTCGTCTATAAAGAGAAGTTTCAGAGCTTTTACTTTTAAACCGTAAGCTTCAAAAATGCGCTTATAAAAATTAAGCTGTTTCTTGTATTCTTCAATACTGTTTTCGTTGATATATCCTGTTTTAATGTCCCATATTTCAACTGAATCTTTTTCTTTTAAAATGATGTCAACTCTACCTGATAAGAACTCTTTGCTGTTAAAGTGTTTTACGTCAACTTCTGTTTGTGCATTTTTTAAAAAAGACAGTTCATTTTCAAGGTAATCAAATATTTCGTTAAGTCTTGGGATTAATATATTTTTTACAGCTTGAAATTTGGTTGTTGCATAGGAGATAGCTTTTTTCCTATCAGCACCTTTTATAAATGCTTCACATAAAAGGTGGACTGCTGTTCCATAATCTTTAGGAGATATTCCGTAAGGAGCTGGAGTTCCTCTTTCATTTGTAAACTTTTCCTTATTTTCTTTTCTGGTAGGATAGGTTACCGGGATTGTTTTAATCTCCTTTTCTGCTACAACTTCAAATGTTTCGTCTTCTCTTTTTTTCTCTTCAATTTCTGGAAATTTATCAACCACAAAGTTTTTAAATATCTCCACCGGAGAGTTGTCGCTACCGTAAGGGAATTTCAGCTCCTTTTTTGTTTGTAATAGTGCAGTTATAAGTCTGTTTTTAGCCCTTGTCATGGCAACATAAACAAGGTTTTTTGATTCTATCTCATCAAGATACTGGTCAACCTTTTTAAGCATATAGAAAAATGGACTGCTTTCAAATTTTTCCTCTTCTGTTTCCCTATCCTGTGAAGGGATGTGAAACAGCTTAACTCCAAATCCAACACTGGTGTAAAGGAATTTTCCTGTGGGTGGATTTCTTCCCCAGGGTAGAAGGATAACGGTGTCAAATTGAAGACCTTTAGCGGCGTGTATTGTCATAAGAAAATAGCCGTTTCTCTTTTCAGGGCTTTTCTGAACAGCTTTTTCCCGAGAATTCATAAGTTTTTCTATCTCTTCAACCATTTTATCAAAAGATAGGTAGTTTTCTTTTTCAAATCGGGAAACTTCTTTTATAAGTTCAAGAATGCTAAAGTAAGATTCGCTATCAATTACCGACAGGATATCCATATATCCTGTTATTTCAAGAAGTTCTGTTAAAAGAACAGAGTGGAGCTCTCTGTCTTTTTTATTTCTTATGACTTCAACAGTATCCAAAAACTTTTTTACCTTTTCGTCAAGGGAGAGATTTCCTGTAGTTCCCTCTTTTATAAAGGAAAGTGTCTGATAGTGGTCAAGTCCGCAAAATCTTGATGATAGTAGCAGAAATAGAGATTTCTTATCTTCTTTGTCCTTAAGCCATTTTAAAAGATTTAAAAACTCCTTCATTCCGTAAGTGTTAAAAGGATTTGTTCCTACTGTTGAGTAAGTTATACCGTGTTCTCTTAGAACTTCCTCAAACTTCTCAATGTCCCGCCTTTTTCTTCCTATGACAGCAACCTGTCCTTTTAAAGAATCTTCATAAGTAAGTTTTAGCGCTTTTTCTGCAAATTCTCTCTCGTTGTAGGTTTCATAGATTATGGTTTCAACTTTACCACCTTCTATTACTCCCTCAAAAGGTTCAAAAGATAGCTCCACTCCAAGGGGTTTATCACTTTTATTGTAGAGAATGTCAAAGGTTTTGTTGAAAATCTCTAAAAGATTTTTTCCGCTCCTATAGTTGGTTGTTAAGTAAAATTTGTTCTTAATTTTTTCTGTTGCTTCTTTCCATATTGAAATGTCCGCTGACCGGAATCTATAAATTGACTGTTTCGGGTCTCCAACGACAAAAATTTCAGGTGGTGAGGAAGTTTTTTCTTTTAACGTTTCTATAATTTTCCATTGAAGAGGGTCTGTATCCTGAAACTCATCAACAATTATCACTTTGAAATTTTCTGCAATCTCCTCTCTTATGTTATCTTCATCTTTAACCATTTTGTATGTGAGTTCAAGAAGGTCGTTGTAACCTATTTTTCTGTTCTCTTTTTTAAGAAATTCATACTTTTCAAACGATTTTTTAAGGAGATACACAAGATTTTCGGCTATCTCTTTCTCTTTTTTCATATTTTTAAAAGCTTTTTCTGAGAAGGAAAAATCTCTGACTATCCGCCTGTAGCTTTCTATTACAGATTCAAACATTTTGTCAACAGAAAAACTTTCTCTGAAAATAGCGTATCTTGTTCTGTGTTTTATGCTGGTTTTAATAAAATTGACAACCGTTTTGAGCCCATCAACGTAATCTGATGATATTTTATTTATAAGATTTTTAAGAAATTTAAGGTCTGTTTCTCC
This portion of the Desulfurobacterium atlanticum genome encodes:
- a CDS encoding YeiH family protein, whose amino-acid sequence is MIDRKIIDGLTACVIVAVISILFGKLLPSLGADSFAILLGIIAGNTLAKDKRFQPGVKFAESKILALAIALLGIGLNLNALIKVGIKGILLVLLLVPFVILTNYIIGRLLGFSEKFSLLMGTGNAVCGSSAIAAVAPILKAEEDEVGIPVAVVNLVGTISMFLLPILALKVFHYDVIKTGALIGGGLQSVGQVVVAGSFVSIEAARYAILFKMARVLMIGVIAVVFSYIFAGEGTESTKKKFSVPPFIIAFFLLSVIGSSGYLPVSVIHLIKLASEYLLVVAIAGIGMRIKFSELLKEGPLALLFGISASVLQIAFLIILIHVLF
- a CDS encoding UvrD-helicase domain-containing protein: MKKLSEDKIAVLNFNKDAIVEANAGTGKTKLIVEKFITYLEKGISVDEIVLITFTEAAAKELKDRVKNRIYEEINKGKQNFEKALLYLPSAHISTIHSFCYDLLKRFGIRNGYLDIDCEQITDIEIEELLDEAVYSIIGETDLKFLKNLINKISSDYVDGLKTVVNFIKTSIKHRTRYAIFRESFSVDKMFESVIESYRRIVRDFSFSEKAFKNMKKEKEIAENLVYLLKKSFEKYEFLKKENRKIGYNDLLELTYKMVKDEDNIREEIAENFKVIIVDEFQDTDPLQWKIIETLKEKTSSPPEIFVVGDPKQSIYRFRSADISIWKEATEKIKNKFYLTTNYRSGKNLLEIFNKTFDILYNKSDKPLGVELSFEPFEGVIEGGKVETIIYETYNEREFAEKALKLTYEDSLKGQVAVIGRKRRDIEKFEEVLREHGITYSTVGTNPFNTYGMKEFLNLLKWLKDKEDKKSLFLLLSSRFCGLDHYQTLSFIKEGTTGNLSLDEKVKKFLDTVEVIRNKKDRELHSVLLTELLEITGYMDILSVIDSESYFSILELIKEVSRFEKENYLSFDKMVEEIEKLMNSREKAVQKSPEKRNGYFLMTIHAAKGLQFDTVILLPWGRNPPTGKFLYTSVGFGVKLFHIPSQDRETEEEKFESSPFFYMLKKVDQYLDEIESKNLVYVAMTRAKNRLITALLQTKKELKFPYGSDNSPVEIFKNFVVDKFPEIEEKKREDETFEVVAEKEIKTIPVTYPTRKENKEKFTNERGTPAPYGISPKDYGTAVHLLCEAFIKGADRKKAISYATTKFQAVKNILIPRLNEIFDYLENELSFLKNAQTEVDVKHFNSKEFLSGRVDIILKEKDSVEIWDIKTGYINENSIEEYKKQLNFYKRIFEAYGLKVKALKLLFIDEKSILEVNND